One stretch of Cryptococcus neoformans var. neoformans B-3501A chromosome 5, whole genome shotgun sequence DNA includes these proteins:
- a CDS encoding hypothetical protein (HMMPfam hit to UQ_con, Ubiquitin-conjugating enzyme, score: 249.6, E(): 5.4e-72), giving the protein MFGNNNSRSQSSTATRRLMKEYRDLTADPLQDTITAGPVSEDNMLEWEALIQGPEGTPYEGGVFAARLVFPSDYPLNPFTMTFDPPLLHPNIYPNGLVCISILHPPGDDPMQYESASERWSPVQGVRSVLLSVLSMLAEPNIESGADIECCKLYRDNKPEFERRVREQVKNLLGI; this is encoded by the exons ATGTTTGGCAACAACAACTCTCGATCACAATCTTCCACGGCTACCCGAAG ACTGATGAAGGAGTATCGCGACTTAACCGCCGATCCTCTACAAGATACAATCACCGCCGGTCCAGTCTCGGAAGATAACATGCTAGAATGGGAAGCTTTGATCCAAGGTCCAGAGGGCACTCCTTAT GAAGGGGGAGTCTTTGCGGCAAGACTTGTCTTC CCATCTGATTATCCCCTTAACCCTTTCACTATGACTTTTGATCCACCCCTCTTGCATCCCAATA TCTACCCCAATGGCCTCGTTTGTATTTCaatcctccatcctccgGGAGACGATCCTATGCAGTATGAGTCTGCTTCCGAACGGTGGTCTCCCGTACAAGGAGTGAGAAGCGTACTTCTCAGTGTCCTGAGTATGCTAGCTGAGCCTAACATTGAAAGTGGTGCAGACATAGAG TGCTGCAAACTTTACCGGGACAATAAGCCAGAATTTGAAAGACGAGTGCGAGAGCAAGTAAAGAATCTTCTGGGTATATAG
- a CDS encoding hypothetical protein (HMMPfam hit to ENTH, ENTH domain, score: 123.2, E(): 6.2e-34; HMMPfam hit to I_LWEQ, I/LWEQ domain, score: 305.0, E(): 1.1e-88) produces the protein MFGRHNADYDDYPTVRAAASGSSHQPTRPVDKEKTEAELSVNIKKATSPEETAPKQKHVRKCIVYTWDYHSSLSVWNGLRTQPILADEVQTFKALIVVHKLLQEGHPVTLKEAHAQTGWLETCGRTVGDSGKGYGALIKAYTSFLLAKLRFHRHHPEFNGLFEYEEYISLKNIDDPNEGYETITDLMTLQDQIESFQKLIFAHFRGSANNECRISALVPLVKESFGIYKFITSMLRAMHRRTDAADALLPLRERYNAQHFNLRRFYYECSNLKYLTGLINVPKLGQEPPNLIDNGVAPELPERPTTDKRPERKETPRPSSPQATQGEIDEQRRMLEEYERKQSALVAQRESDQRRQEEEKRRHEAEYAEQQRLQQEREAQAQHQLQEQLLRDQMSQQWTQQQAGQAAQLQQEMLTMRGQYERDQMLLEQYDRRVKALEQELGSIGVNIGAQMSAKDELIAQLQQQIETWKNKYEALAKLYSQLRTEHLDLLNKTKGFQLKANSAQEAVDKMERMERDVKAKNLELADMIRERDRARYDLDRLKSSHREETDRIKRDLAFANERAEDASRHKSSEVSDVMSRYNRQLTELEDSLRAKQLQIDDLLRKLDEKQSEVQHVMDEKEQELAIMQEGMDSTLKQLGDLKLAQGETNQALDAQIDTLILDHRKELNVIIDSILQACMQKVDDAIYELEAPMQTGNTTATPEYTLSMIEKAMTNATEFASTFNLYLSKKSGGGQVDVIKTANEFCQALCETLVSSKGITRFAETDDSSEKLVKVAKDAGDAGYRFFLNLQSFRLLAGGKNEEAALRNNAETRSALSKLSDTVEKFVPKAKTTLAQANGDIGDIVTQEMQNAAKAIEEATQRIQVLMARPKNVSKYDSLDIQVHDAILQATLAITNAIGRLIQAATESQEEIVKEGKGTSTTQQFYKRNNRWTEGLISAAKAVAYATGLLIESADGVISGTHSLEQLIVASNEVSAATAQLVAASRVKASLMSKSQQLLELAAKAVTDACKALVKQVKLISNKQSDDEVVDYKSMPSHEFKVREMEQQVEILKLEKELGAARRRLGEMRRAGYHQETD, from the exons AT GTTCGGCCGCCACAATGCCGACTACGACGACTATCCCACCGTGCGAGCTGCGGCCAGTGGTTCCAGTCATCAGCCTACCAGGCCCGTagacaaggaaaagactGAAGCAGAGCTCAGTGTCAACATAAAGAAGGCCACTAGCCCTGAAGAAACAGCCCCTA AGCAGAAACACGTCAGGA AATGTATCGTGTACACTTGGGACTATCACTCTTCTTTGTCCGTCTGGAATGGCCTCCGAACCCAGCCTATTCTGGCCGATGAGGTACAGACATTCAAAGCTCTCATTGTCGTCCATAAGCTCCTTCAAGAGGGTCACCCGGTC ACCCTGAAAGAAGCGCATGCCCAAACTGGATGGCTCGAAACCTGTGGCCGAACAGTTGGAGATTCTGGCAAGGGTTACGGTGCTCTAATCAAGGCGTACACCTCGTTTCTTTTGGCTAAGCTCAGATTCCATCGACATCATCCGGAATTTAATGGACTGTTCGAGTACGAGGAGTACATCAGTTTGAAAAATATTGATGACCCCAATGAAGG TTACGAGACCATCACCGATTTGATGACTCTTCAAGACCAAATTGAATCTTTCCAGAAACTCATCTTTGCTCACTTCCGTGGCTCAGCCAATAACGAATGCCGAATCTCGGCTTTGGTGCCGCTTGTGAAAGAAAGCTTCGGCATCTACAAGTTTATCACAAGCATGCTCCGCGCCATGCATCGAC GGACTGATGCTGCCGATGCCCTTCTCCCGCTGAGGGAGCGTTACAATGCCCAGCATTTTAATCTTCGCCGTTTTTACTACGAATGTAGTAACCTTAAATATCTCACTGGTCTCATCAATGTCCCGAAACTTGGCCAG GAACCACCCAATCTTATTGATAACGGGGTTGCCCCCGAACTCCCGGAGAGACCGACTACGGATAAGCGACctgaaaggaaagaaacgccacggccttcttctcctcaagctACCCAAGGCGAAATTGATGAGCAGCGACGCATGTTGGAAGAATATGAAAGGAAACAATCTGCTCTTGTGGCACAACGGGAGTCTGACCAACGTCgccaagaggaagaaaagcgTCGCCACGAGGCTGAGTACGCCGAACAGCAGCGTTTACAACAAGAGCGTGAAGCACAAGCTCAGCATCAGTTGCAAGAGCAGTTGCTTCGTGACCAGATGAGTCAGCAATGGACTCAACAGCAGGCAGGCCAGGCAGCTCAGCTCCAGCAAGAAATGCTTACCATGCGCGGACAGTACGAGCGTGACCAGATGTTACTTGAGCAGTATGACCGGCGTGTGAAAGCTTTGGAGCAAGAACTCGGTTCCATTGGTGTCAATATTGGTGCCCAAATGTCTGCCAAAGACGAACTTATTGCTCAGCTCCAGCAGCAAATTGAGACCTGGAAGAATAAATACGAAGCGTTGGCCAAACTTTATTCACAGTTGCGCACGGAACACCTCGATCTCCTAAACAAGACCAAAGGCTTCCAGCTCAAGGCAAACTCTGCACAGGAAGCCGTCGATaagatggagagaatggaaagagatgtAAAGGCGAAAAATCTGGAGTTGGCAGACATGATTAGGGAAAGGGATAGGGCGAGGTATGACCTTGATCGCCTCAAGTCT AGCCATCGAGAGGAAACTGATCGCATCAAGCGCGACTTAGCTTTCGCTAACGAGCGTGCTGAGGACGCATCTCGACACAAAAGCTCTGAAGTGTCCGATGTCATGTCCAGATACAACAGGCAGCTTACGGAACTTGAGGACTCTCTGCGG GCCAAGCAATTGCAGATCGACGATCTACTTAGGAAACTTGACGAGAAACAGTCCGAGGTTCAACATGTCatggatgaaaaggaaCAGGAACTCGCAATCATGCAAGAAGGCATGGACTCTACTCTTAAGCAGCTTGGTGATCTCAAGCTT GCCCAAGGCGAAACGAACCAAGCCCTCGACGCTCAAATCGATACTCTCATTCTTGACCATCGGAAAGAACTCAATGTCATCATCGACTCTATCCTCCAAGCTTGCATGCAAAAAGTCGACGACGCCATTTACGAGCTTGAAGCGCCTATGCAAACTGGGAATACCACTGCCACTCCCGAATATACACTGTCAATGATCGAAAAAGCTATGACCAATGCGACTGAATTCGCTTCGACGTTCAATCTGTATCTCTCCAAAAAGAGCGGCGGAGGACAAGTAGATGTCATCAAAACGGCAAATGAATTTTGTCAGGCCCTTTGCGAAACCCTTGTTAGCTCTAAGGGTATCACTCGATTCGCCGAAACCGATGATTCTTCGGAAAAGCTGGTTAAAGTAGCAAAGGATGCAGGTGATGCGGGATACAgattcttcctcaacttgCAATCATTCCGATTACTGGCTGGCGGGAAAAACGAGGAGGCGGCTTTGAGGAACAATGCCGAAACCCGAAGCGCGCTGTCGAAGCTGTCCGATACGGTCGAAAAGTTTGTCCCCAAGGCCAAGACTACCTTGGCCCAAGCCAATGGTGACATTGGTGACATCGTCACTCAAGAGATGCAGAACGCTGCCAAGGCAATTGAAGAAGCCACTCAGCGTATTCAGGTGCTCATGGCTCGACCAAAGAATGTTAGCAAGTATGATTCTCTTGACATTCAAGTTCACGATGCGATATTACAAGCCACTCTTGCCATTACCAACGCTATTGGTCGGCTCATTCAGGCTGCCACCGAGAGCCAGGAAGAGATAGTCAAAGAGGGTAAAGGGACTAGTACCACTCAGCAGTTTTACAAGAGAAACAATCGCTGGACTGAAGGACTTATCTCCGCCGCCAAAGCCGTGGCGTATGCTACTGGTCTACTTATTGAAAGCGCTGATGGTGTCATTTCGGGGACTCACTCTCTTGAGCAGCTCATTGTGGCTTCAAACGAAGTTTCAGCGGCCACTGCTCAGCTTGTCGCCGCGTCTCGAGTCAAGGCTTCACTCATGTCCAAAAGCCAACAGCTTCTGGAGCTTGCGGCGAAAGCTGTCACGGATGCCTGCAAAGCTCTTGTGAAGCAGGTTAAACTCATCTCTAACAAGCAGAGCGATGATGAAGTCGTTGACTACAAGTCTATGCCTTCACATGAATTCAAAGTGCGCGAAATGGAGCAACAAGTGGAGATACTTaagctggagaaggagctAGGCGCGGCTAGAAGAAGGTTGGGTGAAATGCGTAGAGCTGGATACCACCAGGAGACGGATTGA
- a CDS encoding 60S ribosomal protein L6 (Match to ESTs gb|CF191712.1|CF191712, gb|CF191533.1|CF191533, gb|CF190153.1|CF190153; HMMPfam hit to Ribosomal_L6e, Ribosomal protein L6e, score: 189.4, E(): 7.2e-54): protein MARSKPLAPHVGRLSRSQVAAKRGLFKGQKAGAAPAKTETPAFTEKKVGGKANGEKRLVPTNKASKYYPAEDVRKPKVSRKNPGKTVLRSSITPGTVLILLAGRFSGKRVVFLKQLDSGLLLVSGPHKLNGVPLRRVSQAYVIATSTKVDISGVSIPESINDAYFAKAKAAKSSKEGEFFGEGKEKKAFPEEKKAEQKAVDAALIASIKKVDNLSKYLKSSWGLSKSDRFHELKF, encoded by the exons ATGGCTCGTTCTAAGCCTCTCGCCCCTCACGTCGGTCGTCTCTCCCGAAGCCAGGTTGCCGCCAAACGAGGCCTCTTCAAGG GCCAGAAGGCTGGTGCCGCTCCCGCCAAGACTGAGACCCCTGCGTTcacggagaagaaggtcggCGGCAAGGCGAACGGCGAGAAGCGATTGGTTCCCACCAACAAGGCTTCCAAGTACTACCCTGCTGAGGATGTCCGCAAGCCCAAGGTATCTCGAAAGAACCCTGGCAAGACTGTTCTCCGTTCCAGCATCACCCCCGGTACCGTTCTTATTCTCCTTGCTGGTCGATTCTCTGGCAAGCGAGTTGTCTTCCTCAAGCAGCTCGACTCTGGCTTGCTTTTGGTCTCTGGTCCCCACAA GCTCAACGGTGTCCCTCTTCGTCGAGTGAGCCAGGCCTATGTCATTGCCACTTCCACCAAGGTCGACATCTCCGGTGTCTCTATCCCTGAGTCTATCAACGATGCCTACTTCGCTAAGGCCAAGGCCGCCAAGTCTtccaaggaaggagaattCTTCGGtgaaggcaaggagaagaaggcgttccctgaggagaagaaggctgagcAGAAG GCCGTTGACGCTGCTCTGATCGCTTCCATCAAGAAGGTTGACAACCTTTCCAAGTACTTGAAGTCTTCTTGGGGTCTTTCTAAGAGTGACCGATTCCACGAGCTCAAGTTCTAG
- a CDS encoding hypothetical protein (Match to EST gb|CF188994.1|CF188994; HMMPfam hit to Metallophos, Calcineurin-like phosphoesterase, score: 138.4, E(): 1.6e-38) gives MAPFDLDACIDRLRNKQLLGEALIREICEKTKEVLMRESNVVHVSSPVTVVGDIHGQFHDLIEIFRIGGAAPNTNYLFLGDYVDRGLHSVETISLLTCLKLRYPERIQLIRGNHESRAVTQTYGFYLECTRKYGSPAVWQYFTDMFDYLTLSVVIDDAIFCVHGGLSPSIHQIDQIKIIDRFREIPHEGPMADLVWSDPDPEKEDFAISPRGAGYTFGASIVKKFLHLNNMNHVLRAHQLCMEGYSVLYNDQLSTVWSAPNYCYRCGNMASILEVSPGGRRFFNVFSAAPENERDGPSQQQPGKQIEYFL, from the exons ATGGCACCATTCGACCTCGATGCCTGCATCGATCGTCTTCGCAACAAACAGCTTCTCGGCGAGGCTCTGATCCGCGAGATTTGCGAGAAAACCAAGGAAGTATTGATGCGCGAGAGCAATGTAGTCCATGTCTCGTCGCCTGTTACTGTCGTTGGAGACATTCACGGGCAGTTCCACGACTTGATCGAAATATTTCGGATAGGAGGGGCGGCTCCCAATACCAATTATCTTTTCCTAG GAGATTATGTCGACCGAGGGCTACACTCTGTGGAAACAATATCACTCCTCACCTGTCTCAAACTTCGTTACCCTGAACGCATCCAGCTTATTCGAGGGAATCACGAGTCCAGAGCCGTTACGCAG ACATACGGCTTCTACCTTGAATGTACTAGAAAATACGGATCACCTGCCGTATGGCAGTATTTTACCGACATGTTTGATTATCTCACGCTCAGCGTGGTGATCGACGATGCTATTTTCTGCGTACATGGGGGCCTTAGTCCTTCTATACACCAGATTGACCAGATCAAGATTATCGACAGGTTTAGAGAAATACCACATGAAGGCCCAATGGCTGATTTGGTATGGTCAGATCCCGATCCggagaaagaagacttTGCAATAAGTCCCAG GGGGGCTGGCTATACGTTCGGCGCCTCCATTGTCAAAaaattccttcatctcaaTAATATGAACCATGTACTGCGCGCCCACCAGCTCTGTATGGAAGGATATTCTGTACTTTATAATGATCAACTCAGCACTGTTTGGAGTGCCCCAAATTACTGTTATAG GTGCGGTAATATGGCGAGTATTCTGGAGGTATCtccaggaggaagaaggttcTTCAATGTATTCAGCGCAGCGCCCGAAAATGAA CGTGACGGTCCGAGTCAACAACAGCCAGGAAAG CAAATCGAATACTTCCTCTGA